A DNA window from Brassica napus cultivar Da-Ae chromosome A4, Da-Ae, whole genome shotgun sequence contains the following coding sequences:
- the LOC125608211 gene encoding uncharacterized protein LOC125608211: MGDGGWIEVLDSEVDDKYVWYPTAERGNGCFSTSETWRALHPPPAEVFWHKAVWFVGRIPKHAFITWIAARDRMVTRDKLIGWGLTVPSNCVLCSGHDESRQHLFFECAYSHQVWSFFLSRLHLVAPQGFDEVLRWLKTSSRDGNVNLIMKLIHQAVLYLIWKERNARIHSSVEKPPGALIAEIKQTIRLRLDPLARRQRITAGQSSVLATWMSFFAV; this comes from the exons ATGGGGGATGGTGGCTGGATC GAGGTGCTTGATTCTGAAGTAGATGATAAATATGTCTGGTATCCGACAGCTGAGAGAGGTAATGGTTGTTTCTCAACAAGTGAGACTTGGAGAGCGCTACATCCTCCACCGGCAGAGGTATTCTGGCATAAGGCAGTGTGGTTTGTTGGGAGGATTCCTAAGCATGCGTTCATCACATGGATCGCAGCACGAGATAGAATGGTCACGAGGGATAAGCTCATTGGTTGGGGATTGACGGTTCCCTCCAATTGCGTCCTGTGCTCAGGTCATGATGAGAGCCGTCAGCACTTATTCTTTGAATGCGCTTATAGTCATCAGGTTTGGAGTTTCTTCCTCAGTCGATTGCATTTGGTAGCTCCCCAAGGTTTTGATGAAGTGTTGCGATGGCTGAAAACTTCATCGAGAGATGGGAACGTAAATTTGATCATGAAGCTTATTCATCAGGCGGTTTTGTATTTGATCTGGAAGGAAAGGAATGCAAGGATTCACTCTTCAGTGGAGAAGCCCCCAGGGGCTCTAATAGCAGAGATTAAACAGACTATCAGACTCAGGTTGGATCCCCTCGCTCGGAGACAGAGAATCACAGCAGGGCAATCATCTGTGCTTGCAACTTGGATGTCGTTTTTTGCAGTTTAG